The following are encoded together in the Nitrospira sp. genome:
- the alaC gene encoding alanine transaminase has protein sequence MGLGEGFYRIKRLPPYVFAQVQSLKLEARQRGEDIIDFGMGNPDQPTPSHIVEKMIEAARKSKNHRYSASRGITKLRHAICSWYKRNYDVELDPETEAIVTIGSKEGLAHLALATIGPGDVVLTPTPTYPIHMYSFIIAGGEVRGIELRQDSDFFEDLTRVYRQTLPRPKILVINFPHNPTTAVVDFEFFKKIVAFAKEHNVIVIHDLAYADLVFDGYKAPSFLQVPGAKDCGVEFYTLSKAYNMPGWRVGFCVGNREVVGALAKIKSYLDYGIFQPLQIASVIALNGPQDCVKETVQRYQKRRDVLVGGLNRIGWHVTKPQATMFVWAPIPVPYRHMGSLEFSKLLLKEAKVAVSPGIGFGEGGDDYVRFGLVENEHRTRQAVRGIRKALNLDGSDE, from the coding sequence ATGGGGTTGGGTGAAGGTTTCTATCGGATCAAACGACTGCCTCCGTATGTCTTCGCCCAGGTTCAATCCCTGAAGCTTGAAGCACGGCAACGCGGTGAGGACATTATCGATTTCGGGATGGGTAATCCCGATCAACCGACTCCGTCCCATATCGTGGAGAAGATGATCGAGGCGGCCCGAAAGAGCAAGAATCATCGGTATTCGGCGTCACGTGGGATTACGAAGCTGCGCCATGCAATTTGTAGTTGGTATAAGCGAAATTATGATGTCGAGTTGGATCCAGAGACGGAAGCTATCGTTACCATTGGATCCAAAGAAGGGCTTGCCCACCTGGCATTGGCCACGATTGGTCCGGGTGATGTCGTTCTGACCCCGACGCCCACATATCCGATCCATATGTACAGTTTCATCATCGCCGGTGGAGAAGTTCGTGGCATCGAACTCCGCCAGGACAGCGACTTTTTCGAAGACTTGACCCGTGTCTATCGACAGACTCTTCCGAGGCCAAAAATTCTCGTCATCAATTTCCCACACAATCCCACCACCGCCGTGGTGGATTTTGAATTTTTCAAGAAGATCGTGGCCTTTGCTAAAGAGCATAACGTCATCGTCATCCACGACCTGGCCTATGCCGATCTGGTGTTTGACGGGTACAAGGCTCCCAGTTTTCTTCAGGTCCCTGGCGCCAAAGACTGTGGCGTGGAGTTCTATACACTTTCCAAAGCCTACAATATGCCGGGCTGGCGAGTCGGGTTCTGTGTGGGCAATCGAGAGGTGGTCGGGGCCTTGGCAAAGATCAAAAGCTATCTTGATTATGGGATTTTTCAGCCGCTGCAGATCGCGAGTGTGATCGCGCTGAACGGTCCTCAGGACTGCGTCAAGGAGACGGTGCAGCGGTATCAGAAGCGCCGCGATGTGCTGGTGGGTGGACTCAATCGAATTGGATGGCACGTCACCAAACCACAGGCCACGATGTTTGTGTGGGCACCCATCCCCGTACCCTACCGACATATGGGATCATTGGAGTTTTCAAAATTGTTGCTCAAGGAGGCGAAGGTAGCCGTATCACCAGGCATCGGATTCGGCGAGGGTGGCGACGATTATGTACGATTTGGTCTCGTGGAAAATGAGCATCGAACCAGACAAGCCGTCCGAGGAATCCGTAAGGCCCTCAACCTCGATGGGAGTGACGAGTGA
- a CDS encoding homoserine dehydrogenase, with protein sequence MKSRIGVGIVGFGTVGTGVAKILVNSAALITRRVGVPIELVRVADLDIARDRGVTLKPGVLTTDAKQVLTDPNVDIVIELIGGYDTAKRVMLDAIAAGKHVVTANKALLAQHGEDIFQAATSKGVELGFEASVGGGIPVIRALTEGLAGNRIESIYGIINGTSNYILSRMTHEGHSFQTVLEDAQRAGYAEADPTFDVAGIDSAHKLAILACLAYGMPVDFKEVYTEGITSITPVDIAYAKQFGYTIKLLGIAKLMDGEIEARVHPTMLPSTSPIAQVEDVYNAIQLVGDAVGDVVLYGRGAGSMPTGSAVVSDIIAIARNVIKGAIGRVPVASFQQDQRKPLRVRSMEEISSLYYLRFTVVDRPSVLAQIAGELGRCGISISSMVQQGRCEGQTVPVVIKTHSAKERDVQTALREINRKPFVSEPTMLIRVEGKDE encoded by the coding sequence GTGAAGTCGCGCATAGGAGTCGGGATCGTCGGATTTGGCACAGTCGGGACCGGAGTCGCGAAGATTCTCGTGAACAGTGCGGCCCTCATCACCCGCCGCGTGGGTGTGCCGATCGAACTGGTTCGTGTGGCGGACCTCGACATTGCCAGAGATCGCGGTGTCACGCTGAAACCTGGGGTGCTTACCACCGACGCCAAACAGGTGTTGACCGATCCGAACGTCGATATCGTGATCGAACTCATCGGTGGATACGATACGGCGAAGCGGGTCATGTTGGATGCGATTGCCGCAGGAAAACATGTCGTCACTGCCAACAAGGCGTTGCTCGCCCAACATGGAGAGGACATTTTTCAAGCCGCCACGAGCAAGGGTGTGGAGTTGGGGTTTGAGGCCAGTGTAGGCGGAGGTATTCCTGTCATTCGAGCATTGACGGAGGGGTTGGCCGGCAATAGGATTGAGTCCATCTACGGGATCATCAACGGGACGTCGAACTACATTTTGTCCCGCATGACCCATGAAGGACACAGTTTCCAAACGGTACTAGAGGACGCACAGCGAGCCGGCTATGCTGAGGCTGACCCAACCTTTGACGTCGCGGGGATCGATTCGGCCCACAAGCTTGCCATTCTGGCTTGTCTTGCCTACGGCATGCCGGTTGACTTCAAGGAGGTCTATACCGAAGGCATTACCAGCATCACGCCGGTCGACATCGCCTATGCGAAACAGTTCGGGTATACCATCAAGCTGCTCGGTATCGCGAAGCTCATGGATGGGGAAATTGAGGCGCGGGTTCATCCGACCATGCTTCCATCCACCTCACCGATCGCTCAAGTCGAGGATGTGTACAATGCCATTCAGCTTGTGGGTGACGCGGTTGGGGATGTCGTCCTCTATGGGCGAGGAGCCGGATCCATGCCGACCGGAAGCGCAGTAGTGAGTGATATCATCGCGATCGCGCGAAACGTGATCAAGGGCGCCATTGGTCGGGTACCAGTGGCCTCGTTCCAGCAGGATCAACGAAAACCACTACGGGTGCGGTCGATGGAGGAAATCAGCTCGCTCTACTATCTGCGGTTCACGGTTGTGGATCGCCCTAGTGTGTTGGCGCAGATCGCCGGGGAGTTGGGACGCTGTGGGATCAGCATTTCGTCCATGGTGCAACAAGGACGTTGTGAAGGACAAACGGTCCCGGTCGTCATCAAGACACACAGCGCGAAAGAACGTGATGTGCAAACCGCCCTTCGTGAAATCAACCGAAAGCCGTTCGTCTCCGAGCCGACAATGCTCATTCGGGTCGAAGGCAAGGATGAGTGA
- a CDS encoding threonine synthase: MNRWRGIIEEYRKFLPVTEKTPVISLGEGNTPLIRATRLAQAIAPGIELYLKFEGVNPTGSFKDRGMTLAISKAVEAGARAVMCASTGNTSASAAAYGARAGLSVYVLIPAGKIAMGKLSQAMMHQATVIQIEGNFDQALALVKDFSTSLHIELVNSVNPFRIEGQKTAAFEICDQLGEAPALHVLPVGNAGNITAYWKGYKEYRAANQVRQVPRMMGFQASGAAPIVLGKVVEHPQTVATAIRIGNPASWSSALAAVDESTGLIDLVTDEEILQAYTTVAATEGVFCEPASAASVAGVAKLHRNQALKEGETVVCTLTGHGLKDADTAIGVSKPPQTVKATREDVARFLKV, translated from the coding sequence ATGAATCGCTGGCGTGGAATCATAGAGGAATACCGAAAATTCCTCCCTGTGACCGAGAAGACCCCGGTCATTAGCTTGGGAGAAGGCAACACGCCGCTGATTCGTGCCACCAGATTGGCCCAGGCGATCGCCCCGGGAATTGAGCTCTATCTCAAATTTGAAGGAGTCAATCCCACTGGGTCATTCAAAGATCGCGGCATGACGCTGGCCATCTCAAAGGCGGTAGAAGCCGGCGCACGGGCCGTGATGTGCGCCTCGACAGGCAATACTTCAGCCTCAGCCGCCGCCTATGGAGCGCGTGCCGGATTGTCCGTCTATGTCTTGATTCCAGCCGGAAAGATCGCGATGGGCAAACTCTCCCAGGCGATGATGCATCAGGCGACGGTCATTCAAATCGAGGGTAATTTTGATCAAGCCCTGGCGCTCGTGAAAGACTTTTCTACGTCGCTCCACATTGAACTCGTCAACTCAGTGAACCCGTTCAGGATCGAGGGACAGAAAACCGCGGCCTTTGAGATCTGCGACCAACTCGGCGAAGCTCCGGCCCTTCATGTCTTGCCGGTCGGGAATGCCGGCAACATTACCGCCTATTGGAAAGGGTACAAAGAATACCGTGCGGCGAACCAGGTCAGGCAAGTCCCACGCATGATGGGGTTTCAAGCTTCAGGGGCAGCCCCAATCGTGTTGGGGAAAGTCGTCGAACACCCCCAAACCGTTGCTACCGCGATTCGAATCGGCAATCCTGCCAGTTGGTCCTCGGCCCTTGCAGCGGTTGACGAGTCCACCGGCCTGATCGATCTGGTGACGGATGAGGAAATTCTTCAGGCGTATACTACCGTAGCAGCTACGGAAGGAGTCTTTTGCGAACCGGCGTCGGCCGCATCCGTTGCCGGGGTGGCAAAACTGCATAGAAACCAAGCCCTGAAAGAAGGGGAAACCGTCGTCTGCACCTTGACAGGACATGGATTGAAGGATGCTGATACGGCGATCGGCGTGTCGAAACCACCACAAACTGTCAAGGCGACCCGCGAGGATGTTGCCAGGTTTTTGAAAGTCTGA
- a CDS encoding phosphoglycerate mutase, with protein sequence MKYVIVHAGGIANHPQEELGGRTPLQEAATPSLDRLARCGELGQLLIPAEGVHPGGGLIGTAILGYDPKKFYPGPGPLEAASLGVSATEQDVVYRCTMVTLAPEGRKSGEIKKLGPHVIMEDATAGLIETEDARDLLESINEQLGSETIQFYPGAGHRHVMVWVNGKPRALCTDPQSILGKPIADALPAGDGADILRKLMDASYLILRDHPINDERVAAGKKPANCLWLWGEGRAVMWPSLAEQYDIVGSVVATNDVHRGLGINAGLDAVDPERLEGGDLRTKATIALEEFAKKDFVYVHAKLTDEVIHGTDIKAKVLGIEEFDRNLVGPLVEGLDKQGPYRFLVICDHSAGIQGPAFYAFGEGGGKDIGTPGRRFTEADASASSTSARDATKFANKFFSKT encoded by the coding sequence ATGAAATATGTGATCGTGCATGCCGGCGGAATCGCCAATCACCCGCAAGAAGAACTAGGAGGTCGGACCCCACTCCAAGAGGCTGCCACGCCTTCTCTCGATCGTCTGGCACGGTGCGGAGAACTTGGGCAACTGCTGATTCCTGCTGAAGGTGTTCACCCGGGTGGAGGCCTAATCGGCACCGCGATCCTTGGCTATGACCCGAAGAAGTTTTACCCCGGCCCTGGTCCCCTTGAGGCTGCCAGCTTGGGAGTGTCTGCGACGGAACAGGACGTGGTCTATCGCTGCACGATGGTCACCTTGGCACCAGAGGGAAGGAAGAGCGGCGAAATCAAAAAATTAGGCCCCCACGTCATTATGGAAGATGCCACGGCCGGGTTGATCGAGACAGAGGACGCGCGTGACCTACTCGAGTCGATCAATGAACAGCTCGGCTCCGAAACCATCCAGTTCTATCCAGGCGCTGGACACCGTCATGTCATGGTGTGGGTGAATGGAAAACCGAGAGCTCTCTGCACTGATCCGCAGTCGATCCTCGGCAAGCCGATTGCCGATGCGCTCCCGGCTGGAGATGGGGCAGACATTCTTCGGAAGCTCATGGATGCATCCTATCTCATTTTGCGGGATCATCCGATCAATGATGAACGGGTCGCGGCCGGGAAGAAACCAGCCAATTGCCTCTGGCTCTGGGGTGAAGGACGGGCCGTGATGTGGCCGAGTCTAGCGGAACAATACGACATCGTGGGCTCGGTCGTGGCCACCAACGACGTCCATCGGGGCCTCGGGATCAATGCTGGCCTCGATGCGGTGGATCCTGAACGGCTGGAAGGTGGAGATCTTCGGACCAAGGCGACTATAGCCTTGGAGGAATTTGCCAAGAAGGATTTTGTGTATGTCCATGCCAAGTTGACGGACGAAGTCATCCATGGCACCGACATCAAGGCCAAGGTTCTGGGAATAGAAGAGTTCGATCGGAACCTGGTCGGTCCCTTGGTTGAAGGGTTGGACAAGCAAGGACCCTATCGCTTCCTGGTGATCTGTGACCATAGCGCAGGCATTCAGGGGCCGGCATTCTATGCGTTCGGTGAAGGAGGCGGAAAAGATATCGGGACTCCCGGTCGCCGCTTCACCGAGGCCGATGCGAGTGCCTCCAGCACCTCTGCTCGTGACGCGACTAAATTCGCGAACAAGTTCTTCTCAAAAACCTGA
- a CDS encoding aspartate kinase translates to MALIVQKYGGTSVGTIERIHRVADRIARTQGEGHQVVVVLSAMSGETDRLLKLAHEVTGTPDERELDMLLSTGERVTIALLAMELRGRGLNARSFTGRQVGIITDSAHTKARIARVTADRIKEALNEGVIPIVAGFQGINERSDVTTLGRGGSDLSAVALAAALKANRCVIFTDVDGVYTADPNIVPAAKRIDKIAYEEMLEMASLGAKVLQTRSVEFAAKFNVPVEVNSSFTEGKGTLVSKEDKDMEAVAVAGVTGDRNQAKITIIGVPDKPGIAGRIFGPVAEAHINVDMIIQNIGQAALTDLSFTVPRADLKRAEPLIQRVAKDIEAKSVSITEAIAKVSLIGVGMRSHSGVAAKMFEVLSREGVNIMMISTSEIKISCVIEEKYLELAMRSLHTAFDLDQRQT, encoded by the coding sequence GTGGCGCTGATCGTTCAAAAATACGGTGGCACCTCCGTGGGCACGATCGAGCGCATCCATCGCGTAGCCGACCGTATAGCCCGAACCCAAGGTGAAGGGCATCAGGTCGTCGTCGTCCTCTCGGCGATGAGCGGCGAAACGGATCGACTGCTCAAACTCGCCCATGAGGTAACCGGGACTCCAGATGAACGTGAATTGGATATGTTGCTCTCGACGGGCGAGCGAGTCACCATCGCCCTGCTGGCGATGGAGTTGCGCGGGCGAGGGCTCAATGCGCGGTCCTTCACAGGCCGTCAGGTCGGCATCATCACCGATAGCGCCCATACCAAAGCTCGTATTGCACGCGTCACGGCTGATCGAATTAAAGAGGCCTTGAACGAGGGCGTCATCCCCATCGTGGCCGGATTCCAAGGCATCAACGAACGCTCTGATGTCACCACCCTCGGCCGAGGCGGATCCGATCTTTCCGCCGTTGCGCTGGCAGCAGCCTTGAAGGCGAATCGGTGCGTCATCTTCACCGATGTCGACGGGGTTTATACTGCGGACCCCAACATCGTGCCCGCAGCCAAGCGGATCGACAAGATTGCCTATGAAGAGATGCTGGAGATGGCCAGTCTTGGCGCAAAAGTGCTTCAAACCCGATCAGTGGAGTTTGCCGCCAAGTTCAATGTGCCGGTCGAAGTGAATTCCAGCTTCACAGAAGGGAAGGGAACGCTCGTGTCGAAGGAAGATAAGGATATGGAGGCCGTGGCGGTAGCTGGGGTGACTGGCGACCGTAATCAAGCCAAGATCACGATCATCGGCGTTCCTGACAAGCCGGGTATTGCCGGGCGAATTTTTGGTCCCGTGGCAGAGGCCCACATCAATGTCGACATGATCATTCAGAACATCGGTCAAGCGGCCTTGACCGATCTCTCTTTCACCGTCCCCCGCGCCGATTTGAAGAGAGCTGAGCCACTCATTCAACGAGTGGCAAAGGACATCGAGGCCAAGTCTGTTTCGATCACCGAAGCCATCGCCAAAGTGTCGCTTATCGGCGTCGGCATGCGCTCGCACTCTGGGGTGGCAGCGAAGATGTTCGAAGTACTGTCTCGGGAGGGCGTCAATATCATGATGATCAGCACCTCGGAGATCAAAATTTCCTGCGTGATCGAGGAGAAGTACTTGGAGCTGGCCATGCGCTCGCTCCATACGGCCTTCGATCTCGATCAGAGGCAGACCTAA
- a CDS encoding citramalate synthase produces the protein MTELEIYDTTLRDGAQAEDVSFSADDKVLIAQKLDELGVHFIEGGWPGANPKDIEFFRMMKTIPLKHANVIAFGSTRKASNTVRKDPNLQGLLAAETAIITLFGKTWSLHVTDALGISLAKNLELIGDSVAYLRSKGRRVFYDAEHFFDGYKTNPDYAMTTIRKAVEAGAERVILCDTNGGAMPWEIREICSVVQRDCPVPLGIHAHNDCEMAVANSLVAIETGIRQVQGTINGIGERCGNANLCSIIPNLELKMKRRVLSDRLSHLKDVAGYVTEIANLMPNTHQPYVGDSAFAHKGGVHIHAVLKNPATYEHVDPARVGNRQRMLISDYGGRSGLLDKIDAYGIKLTKGHAKVSELIHALKDRESQGYQFEGAEGSFELLMRKVMGSHKSSFQLLGFRVIVEKKQEDGLPLSEATVMVKVGEVVEHTAAVGAGPVNALDHALRKALEKFYPQLQEVKLLDYKVRVLAANKGTESKVRVLIESGDHKDKWGTVGVSENIMEATWQALADSIEYKLLAAD, from the coding sequence ATGACGGAGTTGGAGATCTATGACACGACCTTGCGGGACGGCGCCCAGGCGGAAGACGTCAGTTTCTCGGCAGATGATAAGGTCTTGATCGCGCAGAAGCTGGACGAGTTGGGTGTCCATTTTATCGAGGGCGGGTGGCCGGGGGCGAACCCGAAGGACATTGAATTCTTCCGGATGATGAAGACCATCCCGCTGAAGCATGCGAACGTGATCGCCTTTGGGTCGACCCGGAAGGCCAGCAACACGGTCCGTAAGGATCCGAATCTTCAAGGCCTACTCGCAGCTGAGACCGCGATCATCACGCTCTTTGGAAAGACCTGGTCGTTGCATGTGACCGACGCACTCGGTATCTCATTGGCCAAGAACTTGGAATTGATCGGCGATTCCGTTGCCTATCTGCGAAGCAAGGGGCGCCGGGTCTTCTACGACGCCGAACACTTCTTTGACGGCTATAAGACCAATCCTGATTATGCGATGACCACGATTCGAAAAGCGGTGGAGGCTGGGGCTGAGCGGGTGATCTTGTGTGATACGAACGGCGGGGCAATGCCATGGGAGATCCGTGAAATCTGCAGTGTGGTGCAACGCGACTGTCCGGTCCCGCTCGGCATTCATGCCCATAACGATTGTGAAATGGCCGTAGCGAACTCACTGGTCGCAATTGAAACCGGTATCCGTCAAGTCCAGGGGACGATTAATGGGATTGGAGAACGCTGCGGGAATGCCAACCTCTGTTCGATCATTCCCAATTTAGAATTGAAAATGAAACGCCGTGTTTTGAGCGATCGATTGAGCCATTTGAAAGATGTGGCCGGATACGTCACGGAGATCGCGAATCTGATGCCCAATACACACCAACCCTACGTTGGAGACTCGGCGTTTGCACACAAAGGGGGCGTCCACATTCATGCCGTGCTGAAAAATCCGGCGACCTATGAACATGTCGATCCGGCACGCGTCGGCAATCGACAGCGGATGCTGATCTCCGATTACGGAGGACGCAGCGGACTGCTGGATAAGATTGACGCCTATGGCATCAAACTGACGAAAGGCCACGCGAAGGTCAGTGAGCTGATCCATGCCTTGAAAGATCGAGAAAGCCAGGGCTATCAGTTCGAGGGGGCCGAAGGTTCATTTGAGCTCCTGATGCGCAAGGTCATGGGGAGTCATAAATCATCGTTTCAGCTCCTAGGTTTTCGTGTGATTGTCGAGAAAAAACAAGAAGATGGGCTACCTCTTTCAGAAGCCACTGTGATGGTGAAGGTTGGTGAGGTGGTCGAGCATACGGCAGCCGTCGGTGCAGGGCCGGTGAATGCGCTGGACCACGCCTTACGCAAGGCTCTGGAAAAATTCTATCCACAGCTACAAGAAGTCAAACTGCTTGATTATAAGGTGCGCGTCCTCGCAGCCAATAAAGGGACGGAATCCAAGGTTCGGGTCCTGATTGAATCC